A genomic segment from Gracilinanus agilis isolate LMUSP501 chromosome 1, AgileGrace, whole genome shotgun sequence encodes:
- the TMEM267 gene encoding transmembrane protein 267, producing the protein MATETEKTFALLQTFSTLSIISSLGLGLFCFIADRLFQFPFIQQNDWLRALSDNAVHGIIGMWSWAIVIGLKKRNDFGEIILAGFLASVIDVDHFLLAGSLSLKDALNLPHRPFFHCSTLIPVVVLTLKFIMHLFRLKDSWCFLPWMLFISWTSHHVRDGIRHGLWICPFGKTSPLPYWLYVTITASLPHLCSFIMYLTGTREMMSIKHGIHIDV; encoded by the exons ATGGCAACTGAGACGGAAAAGACCTTTGCTCTCCTTCAGACATTTAGCACTCTTTCTATCATTTCTAGCCTTGGTTTAGGTTTATTCTGCTTTATAGCAGATAgactttttcagtttcctttcatTCAGCAAAATGACTGGCTTAGAGCACTCTCGGATAATGCAGTGCATGGCATAATTGGAATGTGGTCATGGGCAATAGTAATTGGACTCAAGAAGAGGAATGATTTTGGAGAAATAATTTTGGCTGGATTTTTAGCCTCCGTTATTGATGTGGACCACTTTCTTCTAGCTGGATCTCTATCTTTAAAG gATGCTTTGAATCTTCCACATAGGCCTTTTTTCCACTGCTCTACTCTGATACCTGTTGTGGTTCTGACACTAAAGTTTATTATGCACCTTTTCCGGCTGAAAGACTCGTGGTGCTTTCTTCCCTGGATGTTATTTATATCTTGGACTTCTCACCATGTTCGGGATGGAATTCGTCATGGCTTATGGATTTGCCCTTTCGGAAAAACATCTCCGCTGCCATATTGGCTCTATGTGACAATCACAGCATCTTTACCTCACTTATGTTCATTCATTATGTATTTAACAGGGACCAGAGAAATGATGTCTATAAAACATGGAATTCATATCGATGTCTAA